ACCAGCTATTGTACAGCCCTTCCAACAGCTCCATCCCCCTACTCCATCAACGCCAGGGGTACCTTGTGCCACTCGGTCAACCGCCGCCACTGCTGATCCGGAAACCAGCGCTCCAGGCCGAGACGGAAAAATTGCTGCAACGACTCCCGCCAATCCGGGGCCAAATAGTTGCGGATTACCGGGTCTGTCTGGAGGCCAGTCAATTTTTTCACCTGCTCCACTGCATCGTAGTAGTTGCCCAGGGAGTCAATCAATTTGGCCTTTAAGGCAGCGGTGCCGATCAAGATACGTCCGTCAGCCACCCGACGTAATTCTTCGCGGCTGATTTTCCCCTTCCGTCCCTCCAAAATGGCCTCGACGAATTGTTGATAGGACTGATTGACAAAATCTTTCAGCAGATCAATTTCAGTAGGAGTGGTAGGTCGCAAGGGGGAGGCCATATCTTTGAACTGACCGCTTTTGATAGTCACAGTTTGCACGCCAATTTTTTTGAGTAAATCCGTGAGATTTTGCACCTGGAGGATCACCCCAATCGAGCCGGTGATGGTGGAGGGATTGGCCACGATGTGGTCAGCCGCCGCCGCCACGTAATAGCCCCCCGAGGCCGCCACCTCCCCCATGCTGGCCACCACCTTTATATTTCCCTGGCGCCGCACCCGCATCAGTTCCCGGTAAATGGCCTGGGACGCGGCTGCCGAACCCCCTGGGCTGTTGATGCTCACCAAAATCGCCTTCACCTTGTCCCGTTGGGCCCGCCGGATAGCCCGCAAAACCGCCTGGGCCCCCAGGGGCGTTCCACCCCCCAAAGGACTACTCTCCCCCCCAAACGTAATCACCCCGTTGATGGGAATCAAGGCCACATCTGCTGGGCGGGAAGCCACCTCCACCCGCGGTCGCTCCGGCACCTGTGGGGGGATGTTGCCCAACCAGTTGCTTAGG
This DNA window, taken from Gloeomargarita sp. SRBZ-1_bins_9, encodes the following:
- the sppA gene encoding signal peptide peptidase SppA; its protein translation is MGRQDRLIALVLIVVCVMAALSNWLGNIPPQVPERPRVEVASRPADVALIPINGVITFGGESSPLGGGTPLGAQAVLRAIRRAQRDKVKAILVSINSPGGSAAASQAIYRELMRVRRQGNIKVVASMGEVAASGGYYVAAAADHIVANPSTITGSIGVILQVQNLTDLLKKIGVQTVTIKSGQFKDMASPLRPTTPTEIDLLKDFVNQSYQQFVEAILEGRKGKISREELRRVADGRILIGTAALKAKLIDSLGNYYDAVEQVKKLTGLQTDPVIRNYLAPDWRESLQQFFRLGLERWFPDQQWRRLTEWHKVPLALME